One Kitasatospora sp. NBC_01287 DNA window includes the following coding sequences:
- a CDS encoding error-prone DNA polymerase, with product MGFDSHPKLPWSELRDRMHGHRADTGAKVLRLPGTPAPPEAARPTTPTTPTAPVPWAELHVHSAFSFLDGASEPEDLVAEALRLGVETLAVTDHDGLYGAVRLHLAAQGTGLRTVFGAELGLPGSPGLRDEHLLVLARSAEGYRRLSAAIATAQLAGEGKGRPTYAFEELAGAHGGEWAVLTGCRSGRVQRALEERGPDAALRELRLLAEAFGTDNVFVELIDHRLPGDDPRNDALAELAARAGLAVVASNNAHHASPAQGRLAQGLAALRAHRTLTEAAGWTRAAGTAHLRSGAEMAARLARFPGVRAATAELGRACAFEFTTLRPELPLFPVPRGHTGFSRLRELTLQGAARRFGQDHPTAQAQLAKELDVIERRELSGYFLIVHDLVEFCRERDIWCQGRGSAANSAVCYALGITAVDPIHYGLLFERFLSMERDGPPDIDLDIEHRRREEVIQYVYQRYGRAHAAQVANVITYRPRLALRDAARVLGYPMDQVNAFSRQVDFRSAPGADAVIPTDVLDLGRQLHGLPRHLGIHSGGMVLTGEPIGQICPTEWARMPGRSVLQWDKESTAGAGLVKIDLLGLGMLSALHDTCTLVAEHHGRRLDLDTIPKEDGDVYEMLCRADTVGVFQVESRAQMSTLPRLKPREFYDLVVEVALIRPGPIQGGSVHPYLRRRAGQEAADCPHPLMKRALDKTLGVPLFQEQMMQLAIDCAGFSGTEADRLRQAMGAKRSHQRVAELRRRLLDGMAERGIPPEVAEDVFTKIEAFSNYGFPESHSISFAYLVYASAWLKYHYPAAFTCALLANQPMGFYSPLSLISDARRHGVTVHPVDVNTSAAAPTLEGPRENPAIRLGLATVRGLGAEQARTVAAGQPYRSLEDFAHRTALPAPVLEALATAGAFRCFGLTRRQALWSAGALALGGGAALLPGTTPGTIAPALPAMTPVEETIADLWATGSSATSHPVEHIRPDLAHIGATPAVELAALAHGSPVLVGGLVTHRQRPPTAGGVLFLSLEDETGLINVVCNRHVWEPHRRTALDRAGLLIHGRLERDQGAVNVVATRIGPLRVAL from the coding sequence ATGGGATTCGACAGCCACCCCAAGCTCCCCTGGAGCGAACTCCGCGACCGGATGCACGGCCACCGCGCCGACACCGGCGCCAAGGTGCTGCGCCTGCCGGGCACTCCCGCACCGCCCGAAGCCGCCCGGCCCACGACGCCCACGACGCCCACCGCCCCGGTGCCCTGGGCCGAGTTGCACGTGCACTCCGCGTTCAGCTTCCTGGACGGTGCGAGCGAGCCGGAGGACCTGGTCGCCGAGGCGCTGCGGCTGGGTGTGGAGACGCTGGCGGTGACCGACCACGACGGCCTGTACGGCGCGGTCCGGCTCCACCTGGCCGCCCAGGGCACCGGCCTGCGCACCGTCTTCGGCGCCGAACTCGGCCTGCCCGGCTCCCCCGGACTGCGCGACGAGCACCTACTGGTGCTGGCCCGCTCCGCCGAGGGCTACCGGCGACTCTCCGCCGCGATCGCCACCGCGCAGCTGGCCGGCGAGGGCAAGGGGCGCCCCACCTACGCGTTCGAAGAGCTGGCCGGGGCACACGGCGGTGAGTGGGCGGTGCTCACCGGCTGCCGCAGCGGCCGGGTCCAGCGGGCCCTGGAGGAACGCGGGCCGGATGCCGCACTTCGCGAACTCCGTCTGCTGGCCGAGGCGTTCGGGACGGACAACGTCTTCGTCGAGCTGATCGACCACCGGCTACCCGGGGACGACCCGCGCAACGACGCACTGGCGGAGCTGGCGGCGCGGGCCGGCCTGGCGGTGGTCGCCTCCAACAACGCCCACCACGCCTCCCCCGCGCAAGGGCGCCTGGCGCAGGGGCTGGCCGCGCTGCGGGCCCACAGGACACTCACCGAGGCCGCCGGGTGGACCCGGGCAGCGGGCACCGCCCATCTGCGCTCGGGGGCGGAGATGGCGGCCCGGCTCGCCCGGTTCCCCGGGGTGCGCGCGGCCACCGCCGAGCTCGGGCGCGCCTGCGCCTTCGAATTCACCACACTGAGACCTGAGTTGCCGCTCTTCCCGGTGCCGCGGGGGCACACCGGGTTCAGTCGGCTGCGCGAACTGACGCTCCAGGGCGCGGCCCGGCGCTTCGGCCAGGACCACCCGACGGCCCAGGCGCAGCTGGCCAAGGAACTCGACGTGATCGAACGCCGGGAGCTGTCCGGCTACTTCCTGATCGTCCACGACCTGGTGGAGTTCTGCCGGGAGCGGGACATCTGGTGCCAGGGGCGCGGCTCGGCCGCCAACTCGGCGGTCTGCTACGCCCTGGGGATCACCGCGGTCGACCCGATCCACTACGGGCTGCTCTTCGAACGCTTCCTCAGCATGGAGCGGGACGGCCCGCCCGACATCGACCTGGACATCGAGCACCGGCGCCGCGAGGAGGTGATCCAGTACGTCTACCAGCGCTACGGGCGCGCGCACGCCGCCCAGGTGGCCAATGTGATCACCTACCGCCCCCGGCTCGCACTGCGCGACGCGGCCCGGGTGCTCGGCTATCCGATGGACCAGGTGAACGCCTTCTCCCGGCAGGTCGACTTCCGCTCGGCCCCCGGCGCGGACGCCGTGATCCCCACCGACGTACTCGACCTCGGCCGCCAACTCCACGGACTCCCGCGCCACCTTGGCATCCACTCCGGCGGCATGGTGCTGACCGGCGAGCCGATCGGCCAGATCTGCCCGACCGAGTGGGCCCGGATGCCGGGCCGCTCGGTGCTGCAGTGGGACAAGGAGTCGACGGCCGGCGCGGGCCTGGTCAAGATCGACCTGCTGGGGCTCGGCATGCTCTCCGCGCTGCACGACACCTGCACCCTGGTGGCCGAGCACCACGGCCGCCGGCTCGACCTCGACACCATCCCCAAGGAGGACGGGGACGTCTACGAGATGCTCTGCCGGGCGGACACCGTCGGGGTGTTCCAGGTGGAGTCGCGGGCCCAGATGTCCACGCTGCCCAGGCTGAAGCCGCGCGAGTTCTACGACCTGGTGGTGGAGGTCGCGCTGATCCGGCCAGGCCCGATCCAGGGCGGCTCGGTCCACCCCTACCTGCGCCGCCGGGCCGGCCAGGAGGCGGCCGACTGCCCGCACCCGCTGATGAAACGGGCCCTGGACAAGACCCTCGGAGTTCCACTGTTCCAGGAGCAGATGATGCAACTCGCCATCGACTGTGCGGGGTTCAGTGGAACCGAGGCCGACCGGCTGCGCCAGGCGATGGGCGCCAAGCGCTCCCACCAGCGGGTGGCCGAGCTGCGCCGGCGGCTGCTGGACGGGATGGCCGAGCGCGGCATCCCGCCCGAGGTGGCGGAGGACGTCTTCACCAAGATCGAGGCCTTCTCCAACTACGGCTTCCCGGAGTCGCATTCGATCAGCTTCGCCTATCTGGTGTATGCCAGCGCCTGGCTCAAGTACCACTACCCCGCAGCTTTCACCTGCGCGCTGCTGGCCAACCAGCCGATGGGCTTCTACTCGCCGCTCAGCCTGATCTCGGACGCCCGCCGGCACGGTGTGACGGTGCACCCGGTGGACGTCAACACCAGCGCGGCCGCCCCGACCCTGGAGGGGCCCCGGGAGAACCCCGCGATCCGGCTGGGGCTGGCCACCGTGCGCGGCCTGGGCGCCGAGCAGGCGCGGACGGTGGCCGCCGGGCAGCCGTACCGGAGCCTGGAGGACTTCGCGCACCGCACCGCCCTGCCGGCCCCGGTGCTGGAAGCGCTCGCCACGGCGGGGGCGTTCCGCTGCTTCGGGTTGACCAGGCGTCAGGCGTTGTGGTCTGCTGGCGCCCTGGCACTCGGTGGCGGCGCCGCTCTGCTGCCGGGCACCACTCCGGGGACGATCGCGCCCGCACTGCCCGCGATGACCCCCGTCGAGGAGACCATCGCCGACCTCTGGGCCACCGGGTCCTCCGCCACCAGCCACCCGGTCGAGCACATCCGCCCCGATCTGGCCCACATCGGCGCCACCCCCGCCGTCGAGCTGGCCGCCCTGGCCCACGGCAGCCCGGTGCTGGTCGGTGGACTGGTGACGCACCGTCAGCGACCGCCCACAGCAGGCGGGGTGCTCTTCCTCAGCCTGGAGGACGAGACCGGGCTGATCAACGTGGTCTGCAACCGCCATGTCTGGGAACCCCACCGCCGCACCGCCCTGGACCGGGCAGGCCTGCTCATCCACGGCCGCCTCGAACGCGACCAGGGCGCCGTCAACGTGGTCGCCACCCGGATCGGCCCGCTGCGGGTGGCCCTTTGA
- a CDS encoding AAA family ATPase, translating to MHRYILTGTPGAGKTSILGELAALGNHTVAEAATDVITAEQARGEPEPWTRDDFVEQVTALQRDRQLRAPVAGPGLQLYDRSPVCTHALSVFQGRPVPPGLAAELARIVQERIYRPQVLFVRQLGFCEPTAARRISFADALEFERVHEESYRAFGFELVEIPPGPLAERVARVRGVLAELSGLRERSGLPGWRGPGAWGRS from the coding sequence GTGCACCGCTACATCCTCACCGGCACCCCAGGAGCCGGAAAGACCTCGATCCTGGGCGAGTTGGCGGCCCTCGGCAACCACACGGTGGCCGAGGCGGCGACCGACGTGATCACCGCCGAGCAGGCCCGGGGCGAGCCGGAGCCGTGGACGCGCGACGACTTCGTCGAGCAGGTGACCGCCCTGCAGCGCGACCGCCAGCTGCGGGCCCCGGTCGCCGGACCGGGGCTCCAGCTCTACGACCGCTCGCCGGTCTGCACCCACGCGCTGAGTGTCTTCCAGGGCCGACCGGTGCCACCCGGGTTGGCCGCCGAGCTGGCCCGGATCGTCCAGGAGCGGATCTACCGGCCGCAGGTGCTCTTCGTGCGCCAACTGGGCTTCTGCGAGCCCACCGCCGCCCGCCGGATCAGCTTCGCGGACGCGCTGGAGTTCGAGCGGGTGCACGAGGAGAGCTACCGGGCGTTCGGCTTCGAGCTGGTCGAGATCCCGCCCGGGCCGCTCGCCGAGCGGGTGGCGCGGGTGCGCGGTGTGCTCGCCGAGCTGTCGGGGCTCCGCGAGCGGAGCGGGCTGCCCGGGTGGCGCGGTCCGGGCGCCTGGGGCAGGAGTTGA
- a CDS encoding group III truncated hemoglobin — translation MLRTDIADRADLERLLRRFYLAAFADPLIGPHFTEVAGMDLEAHLPHITDFWASALLRSADYRRNAFAPHAALHERAPLTAAHYGRWVQLWSATVDGLHQGLVADRAKVQGERIALALLRRTSGEDPARGGSGGFVPLSAFLLRSA, via the coding sequence GTGCTCAGAACGGACATCGCCGATCGGGCCGATCTGGAGCGGCTGCTCCGCCGGTTCTACCTCGCAGCCTTCGCCGATCCGCTGATCGGACCGCACTTCACCGAGGTCGCCGGGATGGACCTGGAGGCCCACCTCCCGCACATCACGGACTTCTGGGCGAGTGCGCTGCTCAGGTCCGCCGACTACCGCCGCAACGCCTTCGCGCCGCACGCGGCCCTGCACGAGCGCGCACCGCTGACCGCCGCGCACTACGGGCGCTGGGTCCAGCTCTGGAGCGCCACGGTCGACGGTCTGCACCAGGGCCTGGTGGCCGACCGCGCCAAGGTGCAGGGCGAGCGGATCGCCCTCGCGCTGCTGCGCCGCACCTCGGGGGAGGACCCAGCCCGGGGCGGCAGCGGCGGCTTCGTCCCGCTCTCCGCGTTCCTGCTGCGCAGCGCCTGA
- a CDS encoding RNA polymerase subunit sigma-70: protein MSENNQLAAAASSRDPAIGLRAVRALRDLADRLEDLQVGNARANGWSWQEIAACLGVSRQAVHKKHSRRPHFLDGE, encoded by the coding sequence ATGAGCGAGAACAACCAGCTCGCCGCCGCCGCGAGCAGCCGCGACCCCGCCATCGGCCTGCGGGCCGTCCGAGCCCTGCGCGACCTCGCCGACCGGCTGGAGGACCTCCAGGTCGGCAACGCCAGGGCCAACGGGTGGTCCTGGCAGGAGATCGCCGCCTGCCTCGGCGTCAGCCGCCAGGCGGTGCACAAGAAGCATTCCCGACGCCCCCACTTCCTGGACGGAGAGTAG
- a CDS encoding Clp protease N-terminal domain-containing protein: MVLAGDRRLPRRQPPGGAQEAFPTPPLPGRRVATFERFAAAARLAITEAQREAVELRHDRLAPEHLLLGLLHHPQDPSVAVLVEQGLDLPTARAAVVRLLGGGSAGVDGEALGHIGIDLTAVREAIEAGFGPGALDGPAERRPRGQETANRVRLDHRTKKVLELGLRAAAARRARTIEPGHLLVGLLQEAQLPPTREAREGLVTQMLTDHGLLPVAVYAKVLATLDA; the protein is encoded by the coding sequence GTGGTCCTGGCAGGAGATCGCCGCCTGCCTCGGCGTCAGCCGCCAGGCGGTGCACAAGAAGCATTCCCGACGCCCCCACTTCCTGGACGGAGAGTAGCCACGTTCGAACGCTTCGCAGCGGCCGCGCGGCTGGCGATCACCGAGGCGCAGCGCGAGGCCGTCGAGCTGCGCCACGACCGCCTCGCCCCCGAGCACCTGCTGCTCGGCCTGCTGCACCACCCGCAGGACCCGTCCGTCGCGGTCCTGGTCGAGCAGGGGCTGGACCTGCCCACCGCGCGGGCCGCCGTGGTCCGGCTGCTCGGCGGCGGCTCGGCCGGCGTCGACGGCGAGGCGCTGGGCCACATCGGCATCGATCTGACCGCGGTGCGTGAGGCGATCGAGGCCGGCTTCGGCCCGGGCGCGCTCGACGGTCCGGCCGAGCGCCGCCCGCGCGGCCAGGAAACCGCCAACCGCGTGCGACTCGACCACCGCACCAAGAAGGTGCTGGAACTCGGCCTGCGGGCGGCGGCGGCCCGCAGGGCGCGCACCATCGAACCGGGCCACCTGCTGGTCGGACTGCTCCAGGAGGCGCAGCTGCCGCCGACCCGCGAGGCGCGCGAGGGCCTGGTGACCCAGATGCTGACCGACCACGGCCTGCTGCCCGTCGCCGTCTACGCCAAGGTGCTCGCCACTCTGGACGCTTGA
- a CDS encoding LLM class flavin-dependent oxidoreductase encodes MRFIVSSLLSNGPDPVTQRQYSASEKYRNVIDQAVTAEELGYEGYGVGERHGEPFLSPAPPVLLAAIATRTSAIRLFTTVTVLSVLDPVRVAEDYAMVDQLSGGRLELIIGKGNDPRHFGLFGLSEERQWEHLAENYGLLHRLWREEGVSWQGGTRPPLENVTTYPRPHQQPIPVWHGSATSTRSTDLAARYGDPLFSANSFHPLEKYRALVDHYRERWAHYGRDPEQAVVGTGFGGLFLAKRSQDAVAGFRPYWDALFNSAAGKHNNSPFASLEDALERGSALVGSPQQVIEKIHRYHEAFGNEVVGIGVDALTEEVQHEQLALFASEVAPVIRREIPAPARAGQVRP; translated from the coding sequence ATGCGGTTCATCGTCTCGTCCCTGCTCTCCAACGGGCCCGACCCGGTCACCCAGCGCCAGTACAGCGCGTCCGAGAAGTACCGAAACGTCATCGACCAGGCCGTCACCGCTGAGGAGTTGGGCTACGAGGGCTACGGAGTAGGGGAACGACACGGTGAACCCTTCCTGTCTCCGGCGCCGCCGGTGCTGCTGGCCGCCATCGCGACCCGGACCAGCGCCATCCGGCTCTTCACCACGGTGACGGTGCTGAGCGTGCTGGACCCGGTCCGGGTCGCCGAGGACTACGCGATGGTCGACCAACTCTCGGGCGGTCGACTTGAGTTGATCATCGGCAAGGGGAACGACCCGCGCCATTTCGGGCTCTTCGGGCTGAGCGAGGAGCGGCAGTGGGAGCACCTCGCGGAGAACTACGGTCTGCTGCACCGGCTCTGGCGCGAGGAGGGGGTGAGCTGGCAGGGCGGTACCCGTCCGCCGCTGGAGAACGTGACCACCTACCCGCGCCCGCACCAGCAGCCGATCCCGGTCTGGCACGGCAGTGCCACCAGCACGCGGTCCACCGATCTGGCCGCCCGTTACGGCGACCCGCTCTTCTCCGCCAACAGCTTCCACCCGCTGGAGAAGTACCGGGCCCTGGTGGACCACTACCGCGAGCGCTGGGCGCACTACGGCCGCGATCCCGAGCAGGCGGTGGTGGGCACCGGGTTCGGCGGACTCTTCCTGGCCAAGCGCTCGCAGGACGCGGTGGCCGGCTTCCGCCCCTACTGGGACGCGCTGTTCAACTCGGCCGCGGGCAAGCACAACAACTCGCCGTTCGCCTCGCTGGAGGACGCCCTGGAGCGCGGCTCGGCGCTGGTCGGCAGCCCGCAGCAGGTGATCGAGAAGATCCACCGCTACCACGAGGCCTTCGGCAACGAGGTGGTCGGGATCGGTGTGGACGCGCTGACCGAGGAGGTGCAGCACGAGCAGTTGGCGCTCTTCGCCTCGGAGGTGGCGCCGGTGATCCGCCGCGAGATCCCGGCTCCGGCGCGCGCCGGCCAGGTACGGCCGTAG
- a CDS encoding aldo/keto reductase yields MSYLAADSRYASMTYRRAGRSGVQLPAVSLGLWHNFGDTQPLEVQRAVLRRAFDRGVTHFDLANNYGPPYGSAEKNFGTLFAQDFRPYRDELFIASKAGYDMWPGPYGDGGSRKYLLASLDQSLGRMGLDHVDVFYSHRYDPETPLEETMGALASAVQQGKALYAAISNYPADQHREAVAILRELGTPVLLNQARYSILDRGVEEGVLEAVGETRTSLIAYSPLAQGLLTDRYLGGEVPAGSRMSVGHFLKEEALTGEKLERLRALDKLAGRRGQSLAQLALAWVLRDPRVVSVIIGASSVAQLDQNLDALAAGPLSAEELAEIDELSR; encoded by the coding sequence ATGAGCTACCTCGCGGCCGACTCCCGCTACGCCTCGATGACCTACCGCCGCGCCGGACGCAGCGGCGTGCAGCTGCCCGCCGTCTCGCTCGGGCTGTGGCACAACTTCGGCGACACCCAGCCCCTGGAGGTGCAGCGCGCGGTGCTGCGCCGCGCCTTCGACCGGGGCGTCACGCACTTCGACCTGGCCAACAACTACGGCCCGCCGTACGGCTCGGCGGAGAAGAACTTCGGCACCCTCTTCGCCCAGGACTTCCGCCCCTACCGCGACGAGCTGTTCATCGCATCCAAGGCCGGCTACGACATGTGGCCGGGCCCCTACGGCGACGGCGGCAGCCGCAAGTACCTGCTGGCCAGCCTGGACCAGTCGCTGGGCCGGATGGGCCTGGACCACGTGGACGTCTTCTACTCGCACCGCTACGACCCCGAGACGCCCCTGGAGGAGACCATGGGCGCGCTCGCCTCGGCCGTCCAGCAGGGCAAGGCGCTCTACGCGGCGATCTCCAACTACCCCGCGGACCAGCACCGGGAGGCGGTGGCGATCCTGCGCGAGCTGGGCACGCCGGTGCTGCTCAACCAGGCCCGCTACTCGATCCTGGACCGGGGCGTGGAGGAGGGGGTGCTGGAGGCGGTGGGCGAGACCAGGACCAGCCTCATCGCCTACTCCCCCCTTGCCCAGGGCCTGCTGACCGACCGTTACCTCGGTGGCGAGGTGCCGGCCGGCTCCCGGATGTCGGTCGGGCACTTCCTCAAGGAGGAGGCGCTGACCGGGGAGAAGCTGGAGCGGCTGCGGGCCCTGGACAAGCTGGCGGGACGGCGCGGGCAGAGCCTGGCCCAGCTGGCGCTCGCCTGGGTGCTGCGTGACCCCCGGGTGGTCTCGGTGATCATCGGCGCCAGCAGCGTGGCCCAACTCGACCAGAACCTCGACGCCTTGGCGGCCGGGCCGCTGAGCGCCGAGGAACTGGCCGAGATCGACGAGCTGAGCCGCTGA
- a CDS encoding LLM class flavin-dependent oxidoreductase produces MATEVLWYLIPREGHYPWEPAGRRPVDLGYLQQLAATIERLGYSGALLATDLYDVWTLGSAVAAATGPGFQPLLAVHPGLVSPTLLAKMALSFEHLHGPRLRFNVVNGSTGQLREYGLDVEHDDRYRLSAEYWSLVKRLTAGEVFDHEGEFYRLKNAGASLRELTPKRAGHIPLWFGGSSAAGIEMAAEHVDVYLTWGEPPHLLKEKLARVRERAAAHGRTLRIGLRLHLIVRDTEEQAWAAADRLLDVTSQATYARQLDGRSGEDGVGWQRQFRQHGGQVPARARELETHPNLWPGMSLFRPGPGTAVVGSTAQVVERLKEFEDLGVDTFILSANPLLEEAYRVAETVLPALR; encoded by the coding sequence ATGGCCACCGAAGTCCTCTGGTACCTGATCCCGCGCGAGGGCCACTACCCCTGGGAGCCGGCCGGCCGCCGGCCGGTCGACCTGGGCTACCTCCAGCAACTGGCCGCCACCATCGAGCGCCTGGGCTACAGCGGCGCGCTCCTCGCCACCGACCTCTACGACGTATGGACGCTGGGCAGCGCGGTCGCCGCCGCCACCGGCCCCGGCTTCCAGCCACTGCTGGCCGTGCACCCCGGTCTGGTCTCGCCGACCCTGCTGGCCAAGATGGCGCTCAGCTTCGAGCACCTGCACGGCCCCCGGTTGCGCTTCAACGTGGTCAACGGCTCCACCGGCCAACTGCGCGAGTACGGCCTGGATGTGGAGCACGACGACCGCTACCGGCTGAGCGCCGAGTACTGGAGCCTGGTCAAGCGCCTGACGGCCGGTGAGGTGTTCGATCACGAGGGCGAGTTCTACCGGCTCAAGAACGCCGGCGCGAGCCTGCGGGAGCTGACCCCGAAGCGGGCGGGCCACATCCCGCTCTGGTTCGGCGGCTCCTCGGCCGCCGGGATCGAGATGGCCGCCGAGCACGTCGACGTCTACCTCACCTGGGGCGAACCGCCGCACCTGCTCAAGGAGAAGCTGGCCCGGGTCCGCGAGCGGGCGGCCGCGCACGGCCGCACCCTGCGGATCGGCCTGCGCCTGCACCTGATCGTGCGGGACACCGAGGAGCAGGCCTGGGCGGCCGCCGACCGGCTGCTCGACGTCACCAGCCAGGCCACCTACGCGCGGCAGCTCGACGGGCGCTCGGGTGAGGACGGCGTCGGCTGGCAGCGACAGTTCCGCCAGCACGGCGGCCAGGTGCCGGCCCGGGCCCGGGAGTTGGAGACCCACCCGAACCTGTGGCCGGGCATGAGCCTGTTCCGTCCCGGGCCCGGCACGGCGGTGGTCGGCAGCACCGCGCAGGTCGTCGAACGCCTCAAGGAGTTCGAGGACCTGGGGGTGGACACCTTCATCCTCTCCGCCAACCCGCTCCTGGAGGAGGCCTACCGGGTGGCGGAGACGGTGCTGCCGGCCCTTCGCTGA
- a CDS encoding ABC transporter substrate-binding protein, whose product MTITLGVHRSNPSLSYLSRLDYLDEELAKAGEEGRFHHYTDGTRTGALLADGTIDLGGTGSTPPITAQAAGHDLVYAAVSAPRPDHGALLVRADGPVRTVADLQGTAVVLGIGSWQTHLLAKALHGAGLSYRDSVTPLRPEGTEAERLREGAIGGWIAQGAELVEALRGGEVRVLIGTGEVISDRSVFFARRTFAVERPEVVAAVATALRRADRWVAEHLDEAAALAAADQGGTLADHREALARLPWQLEPVTDAFIAEQQEAADIFAEVGFIEKPVRVADAQLPELAAPVAAALEGN is encoded by the coding sequence ATGACCATCACCCTGGGCGTCCACCGGAGCAACCCCTCGCTCTCCTACCTCTCTCGACTCGACTACCTGGACGAGGAGTTGGCCAAGGCCGGAGAGGAGGGGCGGTTCCACCACTACACCGACGGCACCCGCACCGGAGCGCTGCTCGCCGACGGCACCATCGACCTGGGCGGCACCGGCTCGACCCCGCCGATCACCGCCCAGGCGGCCGGCCACGACCTGGTCTACGCGGCCGTCTCGGCGCCGCGCCCCGACCACGGCGCCCTGCTGGTGCGCGCCGACGGCCCGGTTCGCACGGTCGCCGACCTCCAGGGCACCGCCGTGGTGCTCGGGATCGGCTCCTGGCAGACCCATCTGCTCGCCAAGGCCCTGCACGGGGCGGGCCTGTCCTACCGCGACTCGGTGACGCCGCTGCGCCCCGAGGGAACCGAGGCCGAGCGGCTGCGCGAGGGGGCGATCGGCGGCTGGATCGCCCAGGGCGCCGAGCTCGTCGAGGCGCTGCGCGGCGGGGAGGTCCGGGTGCTGATCGGCACCGGCGAGGTGATCAGTGACCGCTCCGTCTTCTTCGCCCGCCGGACCTTCGCCGTCGAGCGGCCCGAGGTGGTGGCCGCCGTCGCGACCGCGCTGCGGCGGGCCGACCGCTGGGTGGCCGAGCACCTGGACGAGGCCGCGGCGCTCGCGGCGGCCGACCAGGGCGGCACGCTCGCCGACCACCGCGAGGCGCTGGCCCGGCTGCCGTGGCAACTGGAGCCGGTGACCGACGCGTTCATCGCGGAGCAGCAGGAGGCCGCCGACATCTTCGCCGAGGTCGGCTTCATCGAGAAGCCGGTGCGGGTGGCCGACGCCCAGCTGCCCGAGCTCGCGGCACCGGTCGCCGCCGCCCTGGAAGGGAACTGA
- a CDS encoding ABC transporter ATP-binding protein, whose translation MPAVPAVQLRGLRRSFGGRAVLDGIDLDLARGEFLALLGASGTGKTTLLRILGALDRPDSGTVLVPEARTVVFQEPRLVPAKRVLANVTLGLPRGAERELIGRQALAEVGLADHAEAWPATLSGGEAQRAALARALVRRPELLLLDEPFAALDALTRLRMQDLVGELCRKHRPAVLLVTHDVDEAVRLADRVAVLREGRLVRDERVKVAHPRDPADPEFARLRRQLLADLGVRPAAPEPDPRPDPTSPHPALPTGAH comes from the coding sequence GTGCCTGCGGTGCCGGCCGTTCAGCTGCGCGGCCTGCGCCGCTCCTTCGGTGGCCGGGCGGTGCTGGACGGGATCGATCTGGACCTGGCGCGTGGGGAGTTCCTCGCGCTGCTGGGGGCCAGCGGCACCGGCAAGACCACCCTGCTGCGGATCCTCGGCGCGCTCGACCGGCCGGATTCGGGCACCGTGCTGGTGCCCGAGGCACGTACCGTGGTCTTCCAGGAGCCGCGCCTGGTGCCCGCCAAGCGCGTGCTGGCCAACGTCACCCTCGGGCTGCCACGCGGCGCCGAGCGTGAGCTGATCGGTCGTCAGGCCCTGGCCGAGGTCGGCCTGGCGGACCACGCCGAGGCCTGGCCGGCCACCCTGTCGGGCGGTGAGGCGCAGCGCGCGGCGCTGGCCCGGGCGCTGGTCCGGCGGCCCGAACTGCTGCTGCTCGACGAGCCGTTCGCCGCGCTGGACGCGCTCACCCGGCTGCGCATGCAGGACCTGGTGGGCGAGCTGTGCCGCAAGCACCGGCCCGCCGTGCTGCTGGTCACCCACGACGTGGACGAGGCGGTCCGGCTCGCCGACCGGGTGGCGGTGCTGCGCGAAGGGCGGCTGGTCCGCGACGAGCGGGTCAAGGTGGCCCACCCCCGCGACCCGGCAGACCCCGAATTCGCCCGACTGCGACGCCAGTTGCTCGCCGACCTCGGTGTACGCCCGGCCGCACCCGAGCCCGATCCCCGTCCCGACCCCACCTCTCCCCACCCCGCACTCCCCACCGGAGCACACTGA